Proteins encoded within one genomic window of Thunnus maccoyii chromosome 22, fThuMac1.1, whole genome shotgun sequence:
- the capgb gene encoding capping protein (actin filament), gelsolin-like b isoform X1 — MEPESDSMPEVPGEIIHMLPFKAAPGQFSPEVREPGLRVWRVEKMKAVLLDPSEVGAFYNGDSYLVLEHRGQLGADLHMWIGEKSSRDEQVACAMLATTLDNFLGGDPVQHRQVQGYESPEFMALFPRGVSYKDGGVESGFRRAQDSGTVQRLYQIKGKRNIRAKEVELSWSSFNKGDCFILDLGEIIVSWIGSQANIFEKQKVREIASLIRDTDRHGKARIVDANEGEEPEEMLKVLGQMPELAESTPEEDTKADASNSASLYKVSDATGSMTMTKVSEKSPFAKELLVRDDCFILDNGANGKIFVWKGNGANAEEKRVALQMADNFIEQMKYPKMKTQVEILPQGKETIIFKQFFKNWN; from the exons ATGGAGCCGGAGTCAGACAGCATGCCGGAGGTACCAGGGGAGATCATACA CATGCTCCCCTTCAAAGCAGCACCAGGTCAGTTCAGTCCAGAGGTCCGGGAGCCGGGCCTGCGGGTGTGGAGGGTGGAGAAGATGAAGGCCGTGCTGTTGGATCCCTCTGAGGTGGGAGCCTTTTATAACGGGGACTCCTACCTGGTGCTGGAGCACCGTGGACAACTGGGAGCCGACCTCCACATGTGGATAG GTGAGAAGTCGTCTCGGGATGAGCAGGTGGCGTGCGCCATGCTGGCCACCACACTGGACAACTTTCTGGGTGGTGACCCCGTTCAGCACAGGCAGGTTCAAGGCTATGAGTCCCCTGAGTTTATGGCGCTCTTCCCCAGAGGAGTCAGCTACAAG GACGGCGGTGTGGAGTCAGGCTTCAGAAGGGCTCAGGACTCTGGGACGGTGCAACGTTTGTACCAGATCAAAGGGAAACGCAACATCCGTGCCAAGGAGGTGGAGCTTTCCTGGAGCAGCTTTAACAAGGGAGACTGCTTCATCCTCGACCTCGGAGAG ATCATCGTGTCGTGGATCGGATCGCAGGCCAACATCTTCGAGAAGCAGAAAGTGCGTGAGATCGCTTCACTGATCCGTGACACGGACAGACATGGAAAAGCCCGAATCGTAGACGCCAACGAGGGGGAGGAGCCAGAGGAGATGCTCAAG GTCTTGGGGCAGATGCCAGAGCTGGCAGAAAGCACGCCAGAAGAGGACACCAAAGCAGACGCCTCCAACTCTGCCTCCCTCTACAAG GTGTCTGATGCGACAGGTTCCATGACGATGACCAAAGTGTCAGAGAAGAGCCCGTTTGCCAAGGAGCTGCTGGTCCGTGACGACTGCTTCATTCTGGACAACGGTGCCAACGGAAAGATCTTCGTCTGGAAAG GTAACGGAGCAAATGCGGAGGAGAAGCGGGTGGCCCTACAGATGGCGGATAACTTCATTGAACAAATGAAGTACCCCAAGATGAAAACACAG GTGGAGATACTGCCGCAGGGGAAAGAAACCATCATCTTCAAGCAGTTTTTCAAGAACTGGAACTAA
- the capgb gene encoding capping protein (actin filament), gelsolin-like b isoform X3, producing MLPFKAAPGQFSPEVREPGLRVWRVEKMKAVLLDPSEVGAFYNGDSYLVLEHRGQLGADLHMWIGEKSSRDEQVACAMLATTLDNFLGGDPVQHRQVQGYESPEFMALFPRGVSYKDGGVESGFRRAQDSGTVQRLYQIKGKRNIRAKEVELSWSSFNKGDCFILDLGEIIVSWIGSQANIFEKQKVREIASLIRDTDRHGKARIVDANEGEEPEEMLKVLGQMPELAESTPEEDTKADASNSASLYKVSDATGSMTMTKVSEKSPFAKELLVRDDCFILDNGANGKIFVWKGNGANAEEKRVALQMADNFIEQMKYPKMKTQVEILPQGKETIIFKQFFKNWN from the exons ATGCTCCCCTTCAAAGCAGCACCAGGTCAGTTCAGTCCAGAGGTCCGGGAGCCGGGCCTGCGGGTGTGGAGGGTGGAGAAGATGAAGGCCGTGCTGTTGGATCCCTCTGAGGTGGGAGCCTTTTATAACGGGGACTCCTACCTGGTGCTGGAGCACCGTGGACAACTGGGAGCCGACCTCCACATGTGGATAG GTGAGAAGTCGTCTCGGGATGAGCAGGTGGCGTGCGCCATGCTGGCCACCACACTGGACAACTTTCTGGGTGGTGACCCCGTTCAGCACAGGCAGGTTCAAGGCTATGAGTCCCCTGAGTTTATGGCGCTCTTCCCCAGAGGAGTCAGCTACAAG GACGGCGGTGTGGAGTCAGGCTTCAGAAGGGCTCAGGACTCTGGGACGGTGCAACGTTTGTACCAGATCAAAGGGAAACGCAACATCCGTGCCAAGGAGGTGGAGCTTTCCTGGAGCAGCTTTAACAAGGGAGACTGCTTCATCCTCGACCTCGGAGAG ATCATCGTGTCGTGGATCGGATCGCAGGCCAACATCTTCGAGAAGCAGAAAGTGCGTGAGATCGCTTCACTGATCCGTGACACGGACAGACATGGAAAAGCCCGAATCGTAGACGCCAACGAGGGGGAGGAGCCAGAGGAGATGCTCAAG GTCTTGGGGCAGATGCCAGAGCTGGCAGAAAGCACGCCAGAAGAGGACACCAAAGCAGACGCCTCCAACTCTGCCTCCCTCTACAAG GTGTCTGATGCGACAGGTTCCATGACGATGACCAAAGTGTCAGAGAAGAGCCCGTTTGCCAAGGAGCTGCTGGTCCGTGACGACTGCTTCATTCTGGACAACGGTGCCAACGGAAAGATCTTCGTCTGGAAAG GTAACGGAGCAAATGCGGAGGAGAAGCGGGTGGCCCTACAGATGGCGGATAACTTCATTGAACAAATGAAGTACCCCAAGATGAAAACACAG GTGGAGATACTGCCGCAGGGGAAAGAAACCATCATCTTCAAGCAGTTTTTCAAGAACTGGAACTAA
- the capgb gene encoding capping protein (actin filament), gelsolin-like b isoform X2 encodes MLLTSCSVDHNADSLRMLPFKAAPGQFSPEVREPGLRVWRVEKMKAVLLDPSEVGAFYNGDSYLVLEHRGQLGADLHMWIGEKSSRDEQVACAMLATTLDNFLGGDPVQHRQVQGYESPEFMALFPRGVSYKDGGVESGFRRAQDSGTVQRLYQIKGKRNIRAKEVELSWSSFNKGDCFILDLGEIIVSWIGSQANIFEKQKVREIASLIRDTDRHGKARIVDANEGEEPEEMLKVLGQMPELAESTPEEDTKADASNSASLYKVSDATGSMTMTKVSEKSPFAKELLVRDDCFILDNGANGKIFVWKGNGANAEEKRVALQMADNFIEQMKYPKMKTQVEILPQGKETIIFKQFFKNWN; translated from the exons ATGCTGTTGACATCCTGTTCGGTTGACCACAATGCTGACAGTTTGCG CATGCTCCCCTTCAAAGCAGCACCAGGTCAGTTCAGTCCAGAGGTCCGGGAGCCGGGCCTGCGGGTGTGGAGGGTGGAGAAGATGAAGGCCGTGCTGTTGGATCCCTCTGAGGTGGGAGCCTTTTATAACGGGGACTCCTACCTGGTGCTGGAGCACCGTGGACAACTGGGAGCCGACCTCCACATGTGGATAG GTGAGAAGTCGTCTCGGGATGAGCAGGTGGCGTGCGCCATGCTGGCCACCACACTGGACAACTTTCTGGGTGGTGACCCCGTTCAGCACAGGCAGGTTCAAGGCTATGAGTCCCCTGAGTTTATGGCGCTCTTCCCCAGAGGAGTCAGCTACAAG GACGGCGGTGTGGAGTCAGGCTTCAGAAGGGCTCAGGACTCTGGGACGGTGCAACGTTTGTACCAGATCAAAGGGAAACGCAACATCCGTGCCAAGGAGGTGGAGCTTTCCTGGAGCAGCTTTAACAAGGGAGACTGCTTCATCCTCGACCTCGGAGAG ATCATCGTGTCGTGGATCGGATCGCAGGCCAACATCTTCGAGAAGCAGAAAGTGCGTGAGATCGCTTCACTGATCCGTGACACGGACAGACATGGAAAAGCCCGAATCGTAGACGCCAACGAGGGGGAGGAGCCAGAGGAGATGCTCAAG GTCTTGGGGCAGATGCCAGAGCTGGCAGAAAGCACGCCAGAAGAGGACACCAAAGCAGACGCCTCCAACTCTGCCTCCCTCTACAAG GTGTCTGATGCGACAGGTTCCATGACGATGACCAAAGTGTCAGAGAAGAGCCCGTTTGCCAAGGAGCTGCTGGTCCGTGACGACTGCTTCATTCTGGACAACGGTGCCAACGGAAAGATCTTCGTCTGGAAAG GTAACGGAGCAAATGCGGAGGAGAAGCGGGTGGCCCTACAGATGGCGGATAACTTCATTGAACAAATGAAGTACCCCAAGATGAAAACACAG GTGGAGATACTGCCGCAGGGGAAAGAAACCATCATCTTCAAGCAGTTTTTCAAGAACTGGAACTAA
- the polr2a gene encoding DNA-directed RNA polymerase II subunit RPB1, translating to MHGPPSGDSACPLRTIKRVQFGIISPDELKRMSVTEGGIKYPETTEGGRPKLGGLMDPRQGVIERSGRCQTCAGNMTECPGHFGHIELAKPVFHVGFVTKIMKVLRCVCFFCSKLLVDSNNPKIKDILVKSKGQPRKRLTHVYELCKGKNICEGGEEMDNKFGMEQQETEEDITKEKGHGGCGRYQPRIRRSGLELYAEWKHVNEDSQEKKILLSPERVHEIFKRISDEEDIILGMDPKFARPEWMIVTVLPVPPLAVRPAVVMQGSARNQDDLTHKLADIVKINNQLRRNEQSGAAAHVIAEDVKLLQFHVATMVDNELPGLPRAMQKSGRPLKSIKQRLKGKEGRVRGNLMGKRVDFSARTVITPDPNLQIDQVGVPRSIAANMTFPEIVTPFNIDRLQELVRRGNSQYPGAKYIIRDNGDRIDLRFHPKPSDLHLQIGYKVERHMCDGDIVIFNRQPTLHKMSMMGHRVRILPWSTFRLNLSVTTPYNADFDGDEMNLHLPQSLETRAEIQELAMVPRMIVTPQSNRPVMGIVQDTLTAVRKFTKRDVFLERGEVMNLLMFLSTWDGKMPQPAILKPRPLWTGKQIFSLIIPGHINVIRTHSTHPDDEDSGPYKHISPGDTKVIVENGELIMGILCKKSLGTSAGSLVHISYLEMGHDITRLFYSNIQTVVNNWLLIEGHSIGIGDSIADAKTYLDIQNTIKKAKQDVIEVIEKAHNNELEPTPGNTLRQTFENQVNRILNDARDKTGSSAQKSLSEYNNFKSMVVAGSKGSKINISQVIAVVGQQNVEGKRIPFGFKHRTLPHFIKDDYGPESRGFVENSYLAGLTPTEFFFHAMGGREGLIDTAVKTAETGYIQRRLIKSMESVMVKYDGTVRNSINQVVQLRYGEDGLAGENVEFQNLATVKPSHKAFEKKFKFDCTNERALRRTLQEDVVKDVLTNAHVQGALEKEFEKMREDREILRAIFPTGDSKVVLPCNLARMIWNAQKIFRINTRTPTDLNPLRVVEGVHELSKKLVIVNGDDPLSRQAQQNATLLFNIHLRSTLCSKRMTEEFRLSTEAFDWLLGEIETKFNQSIAHPGEMVGALAAQSLGEPATQMTLNTFHYAGVSAKNVTLGVPRLKELINISKRPKTPSLTVFLLGQAARDAERAKDILCRLEHTTLRKVTANTAIYYDPNPQNTVVAEDQEWVNVYYEMPDFDVTRISPWLLRIELDRKHMTDRKLTMEQIAEKINAGFGDDLNCIFNDDNAEKLVLRIRIMNSDENKFQEDEEVVDKMDDDVFLRCIESNMLTDMTLQGIEQISKVYMHLPQTDNKKKIIITEDGEFKALQEWILETDGVSLMRVLSEKDVDPVRTTSNDIVEIFTVLGIEAVRKALERELYHVISFDGSYVNYRHLALLCDTMTCRGHLMAITRHGINRQDTGPLMKCSFEETVDVLMEASSHGESDPMKGVSENIMLGQLAPAGTGCFDLLLDAEKCKYGMEIPTNIPGISVAGPTGMFFGTVPSPMSGMSPAMTPWNTGATPAYGAWSPSVGSGMTPGAAGFSPSAASDASGFSPGYSPAWSPTPGSPGSPGPASPYIPSPGGAMSPNYSPTSPAYEPRSPGGYTPQSPGYSPTSPSYSPTSPSYSPTSPNYSPTSPSYSPTSPSYSPTSPSYSPTSPSYSPTSPSYSPTSPSYSPTSPSYSPTSPSYSPTSPSYSPTSPSYSPTSPSYSPTSPSYSPTSPSYSPTSPSYSPTSPSYSPTSPSYSPTSPNYTPTSPSYSPTSPSYSPTSPSYSPTSPNYTPTSPNYSPTSPSYSPTSPSYSPSSPRYTPQSPTYTPTSPSYSPSSPSYSPTSPKYTPTSPSYSPSSPEYTPTSPKYSPTSPKYSPTSPKYSPTSPTYSPTTPKYSPTSPTYSPTSPTYTPTSPKYSPTSPTYSPTSPKYSPTSPTYSPTSPKGSTYSPTSPGYSPTSPTYSPAISPDDSDEENN from the exons ATGCACGGACCGCCCTCCGGCGACAGCGCATGCCCATTGCGCACGATCAAGAGAGTTCAGTTCGGCATCATCAGCCCAGATGAGCTT AAACGGATGTCAGTTACAGAAGGGGGAATCAAATACCCCGAAACAACAGAAGGTGGGCGTCCTAAACTTGGTGGCCTTATGGACCCAAGACAAGGGGTCATAGAACGAAGTGGAAGATGTCAAACATGTGCAG GCAACATGACAGAGTGCCCAGGACACTTTGGGCACATAGAACTGGCAAAGCCAGTCTTCCACGTTGGCTTCGTAACAAAGATAATGAAGGTTCTACGGTGTGTCTGCTTCTTTTGCTCCAAACTATTAGTGGATTCG AACAATCCAAAGATCAAAGACATCCTGGTAAAATCTAAAGGGCAGCCCAGGAAACGTTTGACACATGTGTACGAGCTGTGCAAAGGAAAAAATATctgtgaaggaggagaggagatggaCAACAAATTCGGCATGGAGCagcaggagacagaggaggacatTACCAAGGAGAAg GGCCACGGCGGTTGTGGGCGCTACCAGCCACGTATCAGACGCTCTGGCCTGGAGCTGTACGCCGAGTGGAAGCACGTTAATGAGGATTCTCAGGAGAAGAAAATCCTGCTGAGTCCTGAGCGTGTGCATGAGATCTTCAAACGTATCTCTGATGAAgaggacatcatcttgggcATGGACCCCAAGTTTGCCCGGCCAGAATGGATGATTGTAACTGTGTTGCCTGTGCCTCCGCTGGCTGTCAGACCTGCTGTAGTCATGCAGGGCTCTGCTCGTAACCAG gatGACTTGACCCACAAACTGGCTGACATTGTCAAGATCAACAACCAACTGAGAAGAAACGAGCAGAGCGGTGCAGCAGCTCACGTCATAGCGGAGGACGTCAAACTGCTTCAGTTTCATGTAGCCACCATGGTGGACAATGAATTGCCAGGCCTGCCAAGG GCAATGCAAAAGTCTGGCCGCCCTCTCAAATCCATAAAACAGCGTCTAAAGGGGAAGGAAGGGCGAGTCCGAGGTAACCTGATGGGAAAGCGTGTGGACTTCTCTGCCCGAACTGTCATCACCCCAGACCCCAACCTACAGATCGACCAAGTGGGCGTACCACGATCCATCGCGGCCAATATGACCTTCCCAGAAATCGTCACACCCTTTAACATTGACAG ATTGCAAGAGCTCGTGCGAAGAGGCAACAGCCAGTATCCCGGAGCCAAATACATCATCCGTGACAATGGAGACAGAATTGACCTGCGATTTCACCCCAAACCAAGTGACCTTCATTTGCAGATTGGCTACAAG GTGGAAAGACACATGTGTGATGGGGACATCGTCATCTTCAACCGACAGCCCACACTACATAAAATGTCCATGATGGGGCACAGAGTTCGAATTCTGCCCTGGTCTACATTTCGACTCAACCTCAG TGTCACCACCCCATACAATGCTGACTTTGACGGGGACGAGATGAACCTCCACCTGCCTCAGTCCCTCGAGACGAGGGCAGAGATTCAGGAGTTGGCCATGGTGCCGCGTATGATCGTCACCCCCCAGTCCAACAGGCCCGTCATGGGAATCGTGCAGGACACCCTCACAGCTGTGCGCAAATTCACCAAAAGAGACGTCTTCTTAGAGAGG GGTGAAGTGATGAACCTCCTCATGTTCCTCTCCACCTGGGATGGGAAAATGCCTCAGCCAGCCATCCTCAAGCCCCGTCCTCTGTGGACAGGCAAGCAGATTTTCAGCCTCATCATTCCTGGACACATCAATGTCATCCGAACGCACAGCACCCACCCCGACGATGAGGACAGCGGCCCTTACAAACACATCTCACCCGGAGACACAAAG GTTATAGTGGAGAACGGTGAGTTGATCATGGGCATCTTGTGTAAGAAGTCTCTGGGAACCTCAGCTGGCTCCCTTGTCCACATTTCCTACCTGGAGATGGGTCATGACATCACCAGGCTCTTCTACTCCAACATTCAGACTGTGGTCAACAACTGGCTGCTCATTGAAG GTCATTCCATTGGTATCGGTGACTCCATCGCTGATGCAAAGACTTACCTTGACATCCAGAATACCATCAAGAAAGCCAAACAGGATGTGATAGAA GTCATTGAGAAAGCCCACAACAACGAGCTGGAGCCGACCCCCGGTAACACACTGAGGCAGACCTTTGAGAACCAGGTGAATCGTATCCTGAACGATGCCCGTGACAAAACAGGATCCTCTGCCCAGAAGTCTCTGTCAGAGTACAACAACTTCAAATCCATGGTGGTGGCTGGTTCTAAGGGCTCAAAGATTAACATCTCACAG GTTATTGCTGTGGTGGGGCAGCAGAACGTTGAGGGTAAGCGAATCCCCTTCGGCTTCAAACACCGCACACTGCCTCACTTCATCAAGGATGATTACGGTCCTGAGAGCAGAGGCTTTGTAGAGAACTCCTACCTGGCTGGCCTGACACCAACAGAGTTCTTCTTCCACGCCATGGGAGGCAGAGAAGGTCTTATCGACACAGCTGTCAAGACTGCTGAGACCGGTTACATCCAGCGTCGTCTCATCAAGTCTATGGAGTCTGTAATGGTGAAGTACGACGGCACGGTCCGTAACTCCATCAACCAGGTGGTCCAGCTGCGCTACGGCGAGGACGGCCTGGCAGGAGAGAACGTCGAGTTCCAAAACCTGGCAACAGTCAAACCCTCACACAAGGCCTTTGAAAAGAA GTTTAAATTCGACTGCACCAATGAGCGAGCGTTGAGGCGAACGCTGCAGGAAGACGTGGTAAAAGACGTGCTGACCAACGCTCACGTGCAGGGTGCCTTGGAGAAGGAGTTTGAGAAGAtgagggaggacagagagatCCTCCGAGCCATCTTCCCCACCGGGGACagtaag GTGGTGCTGCCGTGCAACTTGGCCAGAATGATCTGGAACGCTCAGAAGATCTTCCGCATCAACACTCGAACCCCGACAGACCTCAATCCTCTAAGGGTGGTTGAAG GTGTTCACGAGCTGAGTAAGAAGCTGGTGATCGTGAACGGTGACGACCCCCTGAGCAGACAGGCCCAGCAGAACGCCACTCTGCTCTTCAACATCCACCTGCGCTCCACGCTCTGCTCAAAACGTATGACCGAGGAGTTCCGCCTTTCGACAGAGGCTTTCGACTGGCTGCTGGGAGAGATTGAGACCAAGTTCAACCAGTCCATT GCTCACCCAGGTGAAATGGTTGGCGCTTTGGCTGCTCAGTCGCTGGGAGAGCCAGCCACCCAGATGACCCTGAACACTTTCCACTACGCTGGTGTGTCTGCCAAGAACGTAACACTTGGTGTGCCCCGTCTCAAGGAGTTGATCAACATCTCCAAGAGGCCAAAGACCCCCTCGCTGACTGTTTTCCTGCTGGGTCAGGCAGCTCGTGACGCCGAGAGGGCCAAGGACATCCTCTGTCGACTGGAGCACACCACGCTGCGAAAG GTGACAGCCAACACCGCCATCTACTACGACCCCAACCCCCAGAACACGGTGGTGGCCGAGGACCAGGAGTGGGTGAACGTCTACTATGAGATGCCTGACTTCGATGTGACTCGCATTTCCCCGTGGCTGCTGCGCATCGAGCTCGATCGTAAACACATGACCGATCGTAAGCTAACTATGGAGCAGATTGCGGAGAAGATCAACGCAG GTTTTGGAGATGATCTGAACTGTATCTTCAATGACGACAACGCTGAGAAGCTCGTTCTGCGAATCAGAATCATGAACAGCGACGAGAACAAGTTCCAAGAG GATGAGGAGGTGGTGGACAAAATGGACGATGACGTTTTCCTGAGGTGCATCGAGTCCAACATGCTGACAGACATGACCCTGCAAGGCATAGAGCAGATCAGCAAG gtgTACATGCACTTGCCCCAGACGGACAATAAGAAGAAGATCATCATCACAGAGGACGGTGAGTTCAAGGCCCTCCAGGAGTGGATCCTTGAGACTGACGGAGTGAGCCTCATGAGGGTCCTCAGCGAGAAGGACGTTGACCCCGTCAGGACCACCTCCAACGACATCGTGGAGATCTTCACG GTGTTGGGAATTGAGGCTGTGCGAAAGGCTCTAGAGAGGGAGTTGTACCACGTCATCTCCTTCGACGGTTCCTACGTCAACTACCGTCACTTGGCTCTGCTTTGCGACACCATGACTTGCCGCGGTCACCTGATGGCCATCACACGTCACGGCATCAACCGTCAAGACACTGGACCCCTCATGAAGTGTTCCTTTGAGGAGACG GTGGATGTGTTGATGGAGGCGTCATCCCACGGTGAAAGTGACCCCATGAAGGGTGTGTCTGAGAACATCATGCTCGGCCAGCTCGCCCCAGCTGGAACAGGTTGCTTTGACCTGCTGCTGGATGCGGAGAAGTGTAAATACGGCATGGAGATCCCGACGAACATACCTGGAATCAGCGTGGCTGGAC CCACTGGAATGTTCTTCGGCACTGTTCCAAGTCCTATGAGCGGTATGTCCCCCGCCATGACCCCGTGGAACACAGGAGCGACACCGGCCTACGGCGCGTGGTCCCCCAGTGTCG GAAGCGGCATGACACCTGGAGCAGCAGGTTTCTCCCCGAGTGCAGCTTCAGATGCGAGTGGCTTCTCTCCGGGCTACTCCCCGGCCTGGTCCCCCACTCCTGGGTCTCCAGGATCTCCAGGGCCTGCCAGCCCGTACATCCCATCTCCAG gtGGAGCCATGTCACCCAACTACTCACCCACCTCACCCGCCTACGAGCCTCGCTCCCCCGGCGGCTACACCCCTCAGAGCCCGGGCTACTCCCCGACATCTCCCTCCTACTCCCCCACTTCTCCTTCCTACTCCCCCACCAGCCCCAACTACAGCCCGACATCTCCCTCTTACTCTCCCACCTCGCCCAGCTACTCCCCGACCTCCCCCTCCTACTCTCCCACATCTCCGTCTTACTCCCCAACGTCTCCTTCATACTCCCCCACCTCCCCATCTTACTCCCCCACCTCCCCTTCCTACTCCCCCACCTCGCCCAGCTACAGCCCCACGTCGCCCAGCTACAGCCCGACCTCACCCAGCTACTCACCCACTTCTCCCTCTTACTCACCCACCTCTCCCTCTTACTCGCCGACGTCTCCATCCTACTCTCCCACCTCCCCCTCTTACTCCCCCACCTCTCCTTCTTACTCGCCGACAAGCCCGAGCTACAGCCCCACGTCGCCGAACTACACCCCCACCTCACCCAGCTactcccccacctccccctcctaCTCTCCCACATCACCCTCTTACTCCCCGACCTCCCCCAACTACACCCCGACCAGCCCAAACTACTCCCCCACCTCTCCCTCATACTCCCCGACCTCGCCATCCTACTCGCCCTCCAGCCCGCGTTACACCCCGCAGTCGCCCACTTACACACCCACCTCCCCCTCGTACAGCCCCAGCTCCCCCTCCTACTCCCCCACCTCGCCCAAATACACCCCGACCTCACCCTCATACAGCCCCAGCTCCCCAGAGTACACCCCAACCTCTCCCAAATACTCGCCCACCTCGCCAAAGTACTCCCCGACGTCGCCGAAGTactcccccacctcccccaccTACTCCCCAACCACCCCCAAATACAGCCCCACTTCCCCTACCTACTCCCCTACCTCCCCGACCTACACCCCCACCAGCCCCAAATACTCCCCAACCTCCCCGACTTACTCCCCAACCTCACCCAAGTACTCACCCACATCCCCTACGTACTCGCCAACTAGTCCTAAAGGCTCCACGTACAGCCCCACCTCCCCCGGATACAGTCCCACCTCGCCCACCTACAGCCCGGCCATCAGTCCCGACGACAGCGACGAGGAGAACAACTGA